One region of Vigna angularis cultivar LongXiaoDou No.4 chromosome 10, ASM1680809v1, whole genome shotgun sequence genomic DNA includes:
- the LOC108320358 gene encoding uncharacterized protein LOC108320358 yields MVLPVPNFLLSHSATIPNMMQAMLACLSRKVEEELKVTEAVYRDELMKKKKSSSGSSKEAKKSVRFADSEASIFGEEKKGRYSDNESRGKETIRVKVKMTKEEAARLLSKCKEGGVLEFKDVAHQLLALPVNRVRVLSPSHQP; encoded by the coding sequence ATGGTCCTCCCAGTACCCAACTTCCTTCTATCTCACTCTGCTACCATCCCAAACATGATGCAAGCCATGTTGGCGTGTCTGAGTAGAAAAGTAGAAGAAGAACTCAAAGTGACAGAAGCAGTGTACAGAGATGagttgatgaagaaaaagaaatcttCTTCAGGGTCGAGCAAGGAAGCGAAGAAAAGTGTCCGTTTTGCAGATTCAGAAGCTTCCATTtttggagaagagaagaaaggaaGGTACAGTGATAATGAATCAAGAGGAAAAGAAACGATCAGAGTGAAGGTAAAGATGACAAAGGAAGAAGCTGCACGGTTGCTGTCGAAATGCAAAGAAGGAGGAGTTCTCGAGTTCAAGGATGTTGCTCATCAGCTTCTAGCTCTCCCAGTAAACCGTGTTAGGGTTCTGTCTCCTTCACATCAACCATAA